One genomic window of Glycine soja cultivar W05 chromosome 9, ASM419377v2, whole genome shotgun sequence includes the following:
- the LOC114368859 gene encoding aldehyde dehydrogenase family 2 member C4-like isoform X2, with protein MPTTKFTKLFTNGNFVDSLSGGEFETIDPRTGEVIARIAEGTKEDIDLAVKASRLAFDHGPWPRMPAVERARIMMKWADLIDQHVEEIAALDAIDAGKLYHMLKAIEIPATANTIRYYAGAADKIHGEVLKPAREFHAYTLLEPVGVVGHIIPWNFPSIMFVSKVSPCLAAGCTMVLKPAEQTPLSALFYAHLAKLAGIPDGVLNVVPGFGATAGAAICSDMDIDKVSFTGSTEVGREVMRAAANSNLKPVSLELGGKSPFIIFDDADLDKAVELALMAVVYNKGEVCAAGSRVFVQEGIYDEFEKRLVEKAKAWVVGDPFDPNVQQGPQVDKKQFEKILSYIEHGKREGATLLTGGKRVGNKGYYIEPTIFSNVKEDMLIAQDEIFGPVIALMKFKTIEEAIKSANNSRYGLVAGVVTKSLDTANTMSRSIRAGVVWINCYFAFENDIPYGGCKMSGFGKDSGLEALHKYLHVKSVVTPIYNSPWL; from the exons GAGGAGAATTTGAGACAATAGACCCAAGAACCGGAGAGGTGATTGCAAGGATTGCAGAGGGAACCAAAGAAGACATTGACCTTGCCGTCAAAGCGTCTCGTCTGGCTTTCGACCATGGTCCATGGCCTCGTATGCCTGCCGTA GAAAGAGCAAGAATTATGATGAAATGGGCTGACCTAATTGACCAACACGTAGAAGAAATTGCAGCACTGGATGCCATTGATGCTGGAAAGTTGTACCATATGCTTAAGGCTATTGAAATTCCTGCAACAGCAAATACTATACGTTATTATGCTGGTGCTGCTGATAAAATTCATGGAGAGGTATTAAAGCCGGCACGGGAGTTCCATGCATATACTTTACTTGAACCAGTTGGTGTTGTGGGACATATCATTCCTTGGAATTTCCCTAGCATCATGTTTGTCTCCAAGGTTAGCCCTTGCTTGGCTGCTGGTTGCACAATGGTCCTCAAGCCTGCTGAACAAACACCTCTTTCAGCTTTGTTTTATGCTCATCTAGCTAAACTG GCTGGAATTCCAGACGGAGTGCTCAATGTAGTCCCCGGATTTGGCGCAACTGCAGGTGCTGCAATATGCTCAGACATGGACATTGATAAG GTCAGTTTTACAGGTTCAACAGAAGTAGGGCGTGAAGTAATGCGTGCTGCAGCTAACAGTAATTTGAAACCAGTTTCACTTGAACTAGGAGGCAAGTCACCATTCATAATTTTTGATGATGCAGATCTAGATAAAGCGGTTGAGCTTGCTCTCATGGCCGTAGTATATAACAAG GGAGAAGTTTGTGCTGCAGGCTCCCGCGTATTTGTTCAGGAAGGGATCTATGATGAATTTGAGAAGAGGTTGGTGGAGAAGGCAAAAGCTTGGGTTGTTGGGGATCCCTTTGATCCTAATGTTCAGCAAGGGCCTCAG GTTGACAAAAAGCaatttgaaaaaattctttCCTACATCGAGCATGGAAAAAGAGAAGGGGCCACCCTTTTGACAGGGGGCAAAAGAGTGGGTAACAAGGGTTACTACATTGAGCCAACAATTTTCTCTAATGTTAAG GAGGACATGCTTATAGCACAAGATGAAATATTCGGTCCCGTGATAGCACTGATGAAGTTTAA GACAATTGAGGAAGCAATTAAAAGTGCTAACAACAGCAGATATGGCCTAGTAGCAGGTGTTGTGACCAAGAGCTTGGACACAGCAAACACAATGTCAAGGTCAATTCGTGCAGGGGTTGTTTGGATCAACTGTTATTTTGCCTTCGAAAATGACATTCCTTATGGAGGATGTAAGATGAGTGGATTTGGAAAAGATTCTGGATTGGAAGCCCTACACAAGTACCTACATGTTAAATCCGTTGTAACACCCATTTACAATTCTCCTTGGCTTTGA
- the LOC114368859 gene encoding aldehyde dehydrogenase family 2 member C4-like isoform X1, with translation MNSNGYPASSFKIPTVKFTKLFINGHFVDSLSGGEFETIDPRTGEVIARIAEGTKEDIDLAVKASRLAFDHGPWPRMPAVERARIMMKWADLIDQHVEEIAALDAIDAGKLYHMLKAIEIPATANTIRYYAGAADKIHGEVLKPAREFHAYTLLEPVGVVGHIIPWNFPSIMFVSKVSPCLAAGCTMVLKPAEQTPLSALFYAHLAKLAGIPDGVLNVVPGFGATAGAAICSDMDIDKVSFTGSTEVGREVMRAAANSNLKPVSLELGGKSPFIIFDDADLDKAVELALMAVVYNKGEVCAAGSRVFVQEGIYDEFEKRLVEKAKAWVVGDPFDPNVQQGPQVDKKQFEKILSYIEHGKREGATLLTGGKRVGNKGYYIEPTIFSNVKEDMLIAQDEIFGPVIALMKFKTIEEAIKSANNSRYGLVAGVVTKSLDTANTMSRSIRAGVVWINCYFAFENDIPYGGCKMSGFGKDSGLEALHKYLHVKSVVTPIYNSPWL, from the exons GAGGAGAATTTGAGACAATAGACCCAAGAACCGGAGAGGTGATTGCAAGGATTGCAGAGGGAACCAAAGAAGACATTGACCTTGCCGTCAAAGCGTCTCGTCTGGCTTTCGACCATGGTCCATGGCCTCGTATGCCTGCCGTA GAAAGAGCAAGAATTATGATGAAATGGGCTGACCTAATTGACCAACACGTAGAAGAAATTGCAGCACTGGATGCCATTGATGCTGGAAAGTTGTACCATATGCTTAAGGCTATTGAAATTCCTGCAACAGCAAATACTATACGTTATTATGCTGGTGCTGCTGATAAAATTCATGGAGAGGTATTAAAGCCGGCACGGGAGTTCCATGCATATACTTTACTTGAACCAGTTGGTGTTGTGGGACATATCATTCCTTGGAATTTCCCTAGCATCATGTTTGTCTCCAAGGTTAGCCCTTGCTTGGCTGCTGGTTGCACAATGGTCCTCAAGCCTGCTGAACAAACACCTCTTTCAGCTTTGTTTTATGCTCATCTAGCTAAACTG GCTGGAATTCCAGACGGAGTGCTCAATGTAGTCCCCGGATTTGGCGCAACTGCAGGTGCTGCAATATGCTCAGACATGGACATTGATAAG GTCAGTTTTACAGGTTCAACAGAAGTAGGGCGTGAAGTAATGCGTGCTGCAGCTAACAGTAATTTGAAACCAGTTTCACTTGAACTAGGAGGCAAGTCACCATTCATAATTTTTGATGATGCAGATCTAGATAAAGCGGTTGAGCTTGCTCTCATGGCCGTAGTATATAACAAG GGAGAAGTTTGTGCTGCAGGCTCCCGCGTATTTGTTCAGGAAGGGATCTATGATGAATTTGAGAAGAGGTTGGTGGAGAAGGCAAAAGCTTGGGTTGTTGGGGATCCCTTTGATCCTAATGTTCAGCAAGGGCCTCAG GTTGACAAAAAGCaatttgaaaaaattctttCCTACATCGAGCATGGAAAAAGAGAAGGGGCCACCCTTTTGACAGGGGGCAAAAGAGTGGGTAACAAGGGTTACTACATTGAGCCAACAATTTTCTCTAATGTTAAG GAGGACATGCTTATAGCACAAGATGAAATATTCGGTCCCGTGATAGCACTGATGAAGTTTAA GACAATTGAGGAAGCAATTAAAAGTGCTAACAACAGCAGATATGGCCTAGTAGCAGGTGTTGTGACCAAGAGCTTGGACACAGCAAACACAATGTCAAGGTCAATTCGTGCAGGGGTTGTTTGGATCAACTGTTATTTTGCCTTCGAAAATGACATTCCTTATGGAGGATGTAAGATGAGTGGATTTGGAAAAGATTCTGGATTGGAAGCCCTACACAAGTACCTACATGTTAAATCCGTTGTAACACCCATTTACAATTCTCCTTGGCTTTGA